In one Chitinophaga sancti genomic region, the following are encoded:
- a CDS encoding carboxylesterase family protein, with protein MVKSTTTIVALLFVMCIQTVNSFAQHHMDSILIPVNPWSKIGALVQLPDDYSKSKKEYPLIVFLHGKSKSGHDLSKLYLEGIPYWINNGERIEAVNPVDGKLYKFIVIAPQAPSWGLKPAEIKRLLDDVEKRYRVDRSRIYLTGYSAGGWATVMAMTDNAALSNRIAAAVPMSVATIDEPNMKRFKLVADANIPTWYMAGTDEPHFLEECERYKDSTNSYKPNLAKLTILDGFAHHTWKALYDTSNRQYGMNIYEWMLQYKK; from the coding sequence ATGGTAAAAAGTACCACTACAATTGTCGCGCTCTTGTTCGTAATGTGTATACAAACAGTGAACTCATTTGCGCAACATCATATGGACAGTATATTGATTCCTGTTAATCCCTGGAGTAAGATAGGTGCATTGGTGCAACTCCCCGACGATTATAGTAAATCAAAAAAGGAATACCCCCTGATTGTTTTCCTCCATGGTAAGAGTAAATCGGGCCATGATCTGTCTAAGTTATACCTGGAGGGTATTCCCTACTGGATCAATAATGGAGAGAGGATAGAAGCTGTAAATCCCGTTGATGGTAAACTATATAAATTCATTGTTATTGCCCCCCAGGCCCCCAGCTGGGGGCTGAAGCCAGCAGAGATTAAACGCCTGCTGGATGATGTGGAAAAACGTTATCGTGTAGACCGTTCCCGGATCTACCTGACCGGATATAGTGCAGGTGGCTGGGCTACCGTGATGGCAATGACGGATAATGCGGCATTGTCAAACCGGATTGCAGCAGCTGTTCCCATGTCGGTAGCAACGATCGATGAGCCGAATATGAAGCGCTTTAAACTGGTAGCGGATGCGAATATTCCTACCTGGTACATGGCGGGAACAGATGAACCGCATTTCCTGGAAGAGTGTGAGCGGTATAAAGATAGTACCAATTCATATAAGCCTAACCTGGCAAAACTCACGATATTGGATGGGTTTGCACATCATACATGGAAAGCATTGTATGATACCAGTAATAGGCAATATGGGATGAATATTTACGAGTGGATGTTGCAATACAAGAAGTAG
- a CDS encoding TolC family protein yields the protein MKQHICIVLFFLATALTVSAQNKTLPATPSKDVSAEDIQEKLVQLAYENPDLKVRVYEKQRAQYELNKAKGNWLNYVTLGANINDVTTGRYKNSNDYRAQVYYPLWNVGINVPLGSLVSKGSDVKVARSNVKIASAQEESAKRQIKAMVLSKYHDYLMNKQLLTMQNEITEDDFAAFTQAESKLAAGSISYDAYSSASQLYNSDRTKKLNLERDLANVKLEIEELIGVKLETVIAQ from the coding sequence ATGAAACAGCACATCTGCATCGTCTTATTTTTCCTCGCTACCGCCCTCACAGTGAGCGCACAGAACAAAACATTACCGGCTACACCGTCGAAGGATGTTTCTGCAGAAGACATCCAGGAAAAACTGGTACAACTCGCTTACGAAAATCCTGACCTGAAAGTCAGAGTATATGAAAAGCAAAGAGCCCAGTATGAGCTCAATAAAGCAAAGGGTAACTGGCTGAATTACGTAACCCTGGGTGCGAACATCAATGACGTAACCACAGGTCGCTACAAGAATTCTAACGACTACCGCGCACAGGTGTATTATCCACTCTGGAACGTAGGTATCAATGTACCACTGGGTTCCCTGGTAAGTAAAGGTTCCGATGTGAAAGTAGCCCGCTCGAATGTAAAGATCGCTTCTGCCCAGGAAGAATCTGCAAAGAGGCAGATCAAGGCAATGGTATTATCCAAATACCACGATTACCTGATGAACAAACAACTGCTGACGATGCAGAACGAGATCACAGAAGATGATTTTGCGGCATTTACACAGGCAGAAAGTAAACTGGCTGCAGGTAGTATTTCTTACGACGCATATTCTTCCGCATCCCAGTTGTACAATAGTGACAGAACGAAGAAGCTGAACCTGGAGCGCGATCTGGCGAATGTGAAACTGGAGATCGAGGAACTGATCGGTGTGAAGCTGGAGACGGTGATTGCCCAATAA
- a CDS encoding O-antigen ligase family protein has translation MRQAIMNRTAPLRGSRRLDSPLAFAAVLLVSLGISLLVGYKDYLIGLVIAAGLIGGLVTFICLFNTRLGFLITTIVGFFMFYIKRMSDDVIPMGVAVDVLTAVTFIGAYYRKTIHKQRIWQYMKNPISYMYLMYLGFLAIELFNPSMYSVDGWIFTVRKFINFVMIYFVGLFTFNSVKDVKDYMKLWLFLSVLAGAYGCFQQWFGLLGFEEHWVVSDPVRYRLYFQGGEIRKFSFLSDPTAYGILMACSIVFAIVLAMTTQKPKQRNWLIVGIIIMVLGMSFSGTRTAYFMIPAGLAIYILMTITNKRTLLFMAGFLMFMVVLMFGPFSGNNTVNRIRTSFHLKDDESMNVRDANRHNIQPYIWRHPIGGGVATTGVLGIQYNPGHPLAGFPPDSGYLRTALETGWIGLIITMTLFFATLLVGVKGYYRAKTKEVKALYVAIVTGLYAYIVAHYAQVAIGQIPGAFFFYSSMAIIVKMKDFETPSHKNSDQVKTITT, from the coding sequence ATGCGACAGGCAATCATGAACAGAACAGCTCCGTTGAGAGGCTCACGCAGACTGGATTCTCCCCTGGCTTTTGCTGCCGTATTGTTAGTATCGCTGGGCATTAGTCTGCTGGTGGGCTACAAAGATTACCTCATAGGTTTGGTAATCGCGGCAGGTCTGATAGGTGGCCTGGTGACTTTTATCTGTCTGTTCAATACCCGGCTTGGGTTTCTGATCACAACAATTGTAGGGTTCTTCATGTTCTATATCAAGCGCATGAGTGACGACGTCATCCCCATGGGGGTGGCAGTGGATGTGTTGACAGCGGTCACCTTTATTGGCGCTTATTACAGGAAGACCATTCATAAACAGCGCATCTGGCAGTATATGAAGAATCCCATTTCTTACATGTACCTCATGTACCTGGGATTCTTGGCCATAGAACTGTTCAATCCTTCCATGTATTCGGTAGACGGCTGGATCTTTACGGTACGTAAGTTTATCAACTTCGTGATGATCTATTTCGTAGGCCTGTTTACGTTCAACAGTGTGAAGGATGTAAAGGATTATATGAAACTCTGGTTATTCCTCTCCGTGCTGGCTGGCGCCTATGGCTGCTTCCAGCAGTGGTTTGGGTTGCTGGGCTTCGAGGAGCACTGGGTAGTGAGTGACCCGGTACGCTACCGTTTATACTTCCAGGGTGGTGAGATCAGGAAGTTCTCCTTCCTCTCCGACCCCACTGCGTATGGTATATTGATGGCCTGCAGCATCGTCTTTGCTATTGTGCTGGCCATGACTACCCAGAAACCCAAACAGCGCAACTGGCTGATCGTGGGTATTATCATCATGGTGCTGGGCATGTCATTTTCCGGTACACGTACGGCGTATTTCATGATACCGGCTGGCCTGGCCATCTATATCCTCATGACGATCACGAACAAGAGGACCCTGTTGTTTATGGCCGGCTTCCTCATGTTTATGGTGGTGCTCATGTTCGGCCCTTTCTCCGGAAATAATACGGTGAACCGGATACGGACCTCCTTCCACCTCAAGGATGATGAATCGATGAACGTGCGCGATGCGAACAGGCATAATATCCAGCCATACATCTGGCGGCATCCGATCGGTGGTGGAGTGGCTACTACAGGGGTACTGGGTATTCAGTACAATCCGGGCCATCCTTTGGCTGGTTTCCCGCCGGACAGTGGTTACCTCCGTACCGCCCTTGAAACGGGCTGGATCGGGCTAATAATCACAATGACGCTATTCTTTGCGACGCTCCTGGTAGGGGTAAAAGGCTATTACCGGGCAAAGACCAAAGAGGTCAAGGCGCTATATGTGGCCATCGTAACGGGTTTATATGCCTATATCGTAGCTCATTATGCCCAGGTGGCCATCGGGCAGATCCCAGGCGCCTTCTTCTTTTACAGCTCGATGGCCATCATCGTAAAAATGAAAGATTTCGAAACACCTTCTCATAAAAATTCAGACCAAGTAAAAACAATAACAACATGA